The Herminiimonas arsenitoxidans sequence AAGAACACCTGCGTTGTCATACTCGGCATCAATGCCTGATTCTTATTCGGTACGTCGAACAATGCGTTGTACAACACGACGTTATTAGTCACGGTTGGTGTCGGCTCGACTTTACGCAGCGCGCCGTACCAGCGACGTCCCTGGCTACCCAAGGTAGTGAAATAGACTTCCATCCCTTTACGCAACTTGCCAACTTCCGCTTCCGATACCTGTGTCTGCACCGTCATTGTGGATAGATCAGCGATGCGCAAAATCGTCGGTGCAGCTTGATTGGCATTCAGTGTTTGGCCTTGACGCGCAGTCAGAGAAACCACTGTACCGGTCATAGGCGCATAGATTTTTGCGTAGTTGAGATTGGCTTCGTCTGCGCGCAATGTCGATTGCGTTTGTTCGATCTGTGCCTGCAAGGCATCGATCTGCGCTTTGGCTGAACGTAATGCTGCTTCAGCTGTTTGCAGTGAATCGGCAGTCGTCGCATCCGCCGCCATCAAGTTCTTTTGCCGGTTGTATTGCAAGGTCGCCAATGCCAGTTGCGACTCACGATCTTTCATCGTGGCGAGTTGATTACGTAGACCTGCGCGACGTGCATCTACCGTTGCGAGGAAAACAGTTGGATCAATTTCGGCCAACAGATCGCCCTCTTTCACTACCGAGCCGACTTCTATATGGAGCTTCTTCAACTGACCGGATACTTGAGCACCGACGTCCACATACTCGAGCGGCTGCACCGTTCCGGTCGCCGTCACGAGGTCTTGAATATCACCGCGCTGCACTTCCGCAACTTGATAAGTCTCACGCGGATCTTTTTTGCCATAGAACTTGTGCCATCCCCAATAACTAAGGCCGGCTACCAGCACTATCAGCAAGGCGATCAAAGAGTAGCGACTGAAGAGGCGTTGGCGCAGGCCAGCAAGGAAGGATGAAGACTTCATGGGCAGAGACATTCAGTGTGTAAATAATTATTTTAATGAGAGCGAAAGCGCCGCTTACTCTTGCTGACTACGACGCGGGAACAAATCTGGAGCAAGCTGCATGACACGACGACAATCGCAAACTATCGTGTAGCAACGTGGGTACTTCTATGTTTTCCGAATAGTGCAAAACCTATGCGAGCCCTTAGCGGGACGGGCTGGCTATCCGGAAGAAT is a genomic window containing:
- a CDS encoding efflux RND transporter periplasmic adaptor subunit; translated protein: MKSSSFLAGLRQRLFSRYSLIALLIVLVAGLSYWGWHKFYGKKDPRETYQVAEVQRGDIQDLVTATGTVQPLEYVDVGAQVSGQLKKLHIEVGSVVKEGDLLAEIDPTVFLATVDARRAGLRNQLATMKDRESQLALATLQYNRQKNLMAADATTADSLQTAEAALRSAKAQIDALQAQIEQTQSTLRADEANLNYAKIYAPMTGTVVSLTARQGQTLNANQAAPTILRIADLSTMTVQTQVSEAEVGKLRKGMEVYFTTLGSQGRRWYGALRKVEPTPTVTNNVVLYNALFDVPNKNQALMPSMTTQVFFIAATAKDVLLVPTAAVTISRGSSGASGRRDRTETADAKSHDRKDASDSSARSKTDTSKAPAVINKESAGKSDDKPLANMTAEERRSAFEKMTPEEREAMRERRRAMREGEDKSGAANVAQAAAGTNQAPKANGKSATAEKSEALAATSNIGSPPADSSASTSGFADQSTTRASRSGTVKVITKDGKVEQRKVELGVTNRVQMQVLSGLEEGDSVVIGMKLPPSTKRPVSANQQGGMPPGMGGPTASRGR